In bacterium, a genomic segment contains:
- the ychF gene encoding redox-regulated ATPase YchF: MELGIIGLPNVGKSTLFNALTTGHAPASNYPFCTIEPNVGIVEVPDERLEKLGEIYKPQKLTHTTIRFLDVAGLAKGASKGEGLGNKFLSHIREVDALVHLVRCFPDEKVVNVMGDIDPVRDIEVVNTELMLADLEVVGRNIEKLSGSAKSGDKKAKEKLKTLEQIKEGLEKGISARRTEVPEDLRASYNLLTAKPVLYLANVDEKDPGSGKKVEEYAQGEGAESLSVSAEVEAQITQLEKGEREKFRKELGIEKGALERLILSSYRLLNLITFFTVVGTEVKAWTIKRGSPAVLAAGKIHSDMEKGFIKAEVFSFKDLEKGDEKILHEKGLVRIEGKDYEIQDGDIVRFRFHV, translated from the coding sequence ATGGAATTAGGAATTATTGGTCTTCCCAACGTAGGGAAATCGACACTGTTTAATGCTCTAACTACGGGTCATGCTCCAGCTTCCAACTATCCCTTCTGTACTATCGAGCCTAATGTTGGAATTGTGGAAGTTCCTGATGAGAGGCTGGAGAAGCTAGGAGAGATTTATAAACCTCAAAAGTTGACCCATACTACGATAAGATTCTTAGATGTGGCCGGTCTGGCAAAGGGAGCATCGAAGGGCGAAGGTCTGGGAAACAAATTTCTATCCCATATTCGGGAGGTGGATGCTTTAGTCCACCTCGTTCGCTGTTTTCCAGATGAGAAGGTAGTTAATGTTATGGGAGATATCGATCCGGTGAGGGATATCGAAGTTGTCAACACCGAGCTTATGCTGGCAGATTTGGAAGTGGTGGGGCGAAATATTGAAAAATTGAGCGGTTCAGCTAAAAGTGGCGATAAAAAAGCTAAAGAAAAACTGAAAACACTGGAACAGATAAAAGAAGGCTTGGAGAAGGGAATCTCTGCAAGGAGAACAGAAGTTCCTGAAGATTTACGAGCCTCCTACAACTTACTTACAGCGAAACCAGTTCTATATTTGGCTAACGTGGATGAGAAGGACCCCGGTTCGGGGAAGAAGGTGGAGGAGTATGCCCAAGGTGAAGGGGCTGAGAGTTTGAGTGTGTCGGCAGAAGTGGAAGCTCAAATTACTCAATTGGAGAAAGGAGAAAGGGAGAAATTTAGAAAAGAGCTGGGTATAGAAAAGGGCGCATTGGAGCGTCTGATACTGTCTTCTTATAGGTTGCTCAACTTAATTACTTTTTTCACTGTTGTGGGGACCGAAGTAAAAGCCTGGACAATAAAACGAGGTTCTCCGGCCGTATTGGCAGCAGGGAAGATACATTCTGATATGGAGAAAGGATTTATCAAGGCCGAGGTCTTCTCCTTTAAAGATTTAGAGAAGGGTGATGAGAAGATACTCCATGAGAAAGGATTGGTCAGGATAGAGGGAAAGGATTACGAAATTCAAGATGGTGATATAGTGCGTTTTAGATTTCACGTCTAG
- a CDS encoding sodium-translocating pyrophosphatase: protein MVESLRGLPGIGSALGAGFLGLLFVVYLSIKILRKSQGTEKMREISEMIHEGAMAFLFREFSAIVLFVVTLGVVLYFFVAKKTAIAFVAGAFCSALAGYLGMQIATRSNARTAQGATKSFNEMLGIAFPGGAVMGLSVAGLGLFGLSLVFLIFLHHAGLHYENFLDRIIEATQLIVGFSMGASSVALFARVGGGIYTKAADMGADLVGKVEAGIPEDDPRNPAVIADNVGDNVGDVTGMGADLFESYVGAIISAIVIAVAFQNIKGVMLALLLPAWGIISSIIGIFFVRTAEGEDPQRALRKGMIASASLFIIGAFFLATFWYGKVNVFFAILSGLSAGMVVGFTAEYYTSGKVVRDIAESSRTGPAINILQGISSGMFSVAIPVVAIGVATIVAYKFANIFGIALSAVGMLSITGMTVAIDAYGPIADNACGIAQMAGMAPEVRRRAERLDAVGNTTAAIGKGFAIGSAALTALALFTAFAQTVGLSVYDEVTMTSQLIINIMKPQVVAGLFIGGVVPFLFSAATMQAVGRSAFKIVEEVRRQFREIPGLMAGTARPDSARCVDIATRGALREMVVPGIAAVLLPLIVGTILGVEALGGFLAGSLVTGVPLAIFLANAGGAWDNAKKYIEEGNLGGKGSEVHKASVIGDTVGDPFKDTAGPSLNILLKLMAIVSLVFANTILAFHNWLVILFL, encoded by the coding sequence GTGGTTGAATCGCTCAGAGGTTTACCCGGTATAGGAAGTGCTTTAGGGGCAGGATTTCTTGGATTATTGTTTGTGGTCTATCTCTCCATAAAGATTCTCAGAAAAAGTCAGGGAACAGAGAAGATGAGAGAGATATCGGAAATGATTCACGAGGGGGCCATGGCCTTTCTTTTCCGTGAGTTTTCGGCGATTGTTCTCTTCGTGGTTACCTTGGGCGTGGTTCTTTACTTTTTTGTGGCTAAAAAGACAGCAATAGCATTTGTAGCAGGAGCATTCTGTTCCGCTCTGGCAGGCTATTTAGGAATGCAGATTGCCACTCGCTCGAACGCCCGTACTGCCCAGGGAGCTACCAAAAGCTTTAATGAAATGCTGGGGATCGCTTTTCCCGGCGGAGCAGTAATGGGGCTTAGTGTTGCCGGTCTTGGCCTATTCGGATTATCTCTTGTATTCTTAATCTTTCTCCACCACGCCGGTCTCCATTATGAAAACTTTCTGGATAGGATTATCGAGGCAACCCAACTTATCGTTGGTTTCAGTATGGGGGCTTCATCTGTAGCCCTTTTCGCTCGTGTTGGTGGTGGAATCTATACCAAAGCTGCCGACATGGGTGCGGATTTAGTGGGCAAAGTGGAAGCGGGCATTCCCGAGGACGATCCTCGTAATCCAGCAGTGATTGCAGATAATGTTGGAGACAATGTTGGCGATGTTACGGGTATGGGCGCAGACCTTTTCGAATCCTATGTAGGGGCAATAATTTCGGCAATTGTTATTGCCGTAGCTTTTCAAAACATTAAGGGAGTAATGTTAGCACTGCTTCTGCCTGCCTGGGGAATTATCTCTTCCATTATTGGAATCTTCTTCGTCCGCACCGCTGAGGGAGAAGACCCTCAGAGAGCTCTGCGTAAAGGAATGATTGCCAGCGCTTCTCTTTTCATAATTGGCGCCTTTTTCCTGGCAACTTTCTGGTATGGAAAAGTCAATGTCTTCTTTGCCATTCTTTCGGGATTATCTGCGGGAATGGTTGTGGGATTTACTGCGGAGTATTATACATCGGGCAAAGTTGTGCGAGATATAGCCGAATCATCCCGCACTGGTCCAGCTATTAATATTCTCCAGGGAATATCCTCGGGAATGTTCAGTGTAGCAATTCCTGTAGTAGCCATAGGAGTGGCTACTATTGTTGCTTATAAGTTTGCAAATATTTTTGGCATAGCTCTTTCGGCGGTGGGGATGTTATCCATCACAGGGATGACTGTGGCTATAGATGCCTATGGACCAATTGCTGATAATGCTTGTGGCATTGCCCAAATGGCGGGAATGGCTCCTGAGGTGAGGCGGCGAGCTGAAAGGCTCGATGCAGTGGGCAACACAACCGCAGCCATTGGTAAAGGATTTGCTATTGGCTCTGCTGCTTTAACTGCGTTGGCTCTGTTCACTGCTTTTGCCCAGACAGTTGGATTGAGCGTATATGACGAAGTTACAATGACTTCACAACTTATTATAAATATAATGAAACCACAGGTTGTTGCTGGACTGTTTATCGGCGGTGTGGTTCCTTTTCTCTTTTCTGCAGCCACAATGCAGGCAGTGGGCAGGTCGGCTTTTAAAATCGTGGAAGAAGTGAGAAGGCAGTTCAGGGAGATTCCCGGGCTTATGGCTGGTACGGCAAGGCCGGATTCGGCTCGCTGTGTGGATATTGCCACTCGGGGAGCTTTGAGAGAGATGGTGGTTCCAGGAATTGCAGCTGTCCTCTTGCCTCTCATCGTAGGGACCATTTTAGGAGTGGAAGCACTGGGTGGGTTTTTGGCTGGCTCTCTTGTTACAGGAGTTCCCCTGGCAATATTTCTCGCTAATGCAGGTGGAGCCTGGGACAATGCCAAAAAATATATTGAGGAAGGCAATTTAGGTGGAAAGGGCTCGGAAGTGCATAAGGCTTCGGTCATCGGAGATACTGTGGGAGACCCTTTCAAGGATACAGCGGGTCCCTCCTTAAATATCTTATTGAAGTTGATGGCTATTGTATCTTTAGTATTTGCTAATACGATTCTGGCATTCCACAACTGGTTGGTCATCCTCTTCCTATAA
- a CDS encoding SLC13 family permease — MKLFTLSIFVIAYFFFIWKKQYKAQVCWVACAVLFLFGIIRFSDIFTIINWNVLGIFWGTLVLAQLFSLSGVPAYLANILVVKAKYVNWAILSVCLVAGAISVFVENVATVLIVAPIALAIARKLKVSPVPFLIGIAISSNLQGAATLVGDPPSIILAGFAEMNFNDFFFFSGKPSIFFAIQLGALASLGVLYSVFRRNKERVGVVERAKVTTWIPTFLLGFMILSLVGASFLGTSIDHRLSVNLSGIICMVFGFIGLMWHELTGLGVRKFNRGKLGSTLFRDIRILDWETFFFLAGIFLIVGSLTKAGIIDDLASFFIRFAGDSRLMAYLAIVWGSVFLSAFIDNVPYVLTMLPVVRSLSLGMGMDPYLLYFGLLIGASVGGNITPIGASANVVACGMLKKHNYTVDFMQFVRIGLPFTFFAVLASSTFIWLIWK, encoded by the coding sequence ATGAAACTGTTTACCCTTTCTATTTTCGTCATAGCTTACTTTTTTTTTATCTGGAAGAAGCAGTATAAGGCACAGGTATGCTGGGTTGCCTGTGCTGTTTTGTTCCTTTTCGGGATAATTAGATTTTCTGACATTTTCACCATAATCAATTGGAACGTGTTGGGTATTTTCTGGGGGACACTGGTTTTGGCTCAGCTGTTCAGTCTTTCTGGCGTCCCAGCCTATTTGGCTAACATTTTGGTAGTAAAGGCAAAATATGTTAACTGGGCAATTCTTTCAGTCTGCCTGGTGGCAGGAGCTATTTCTGTTTTTGTAGAGAATGTGGCCACTGTCCTCATAGTTGCTCCCATAGCTCTGGCAATCGCCCGGAAGTTGAAAGTGAGTCCTGTTCCTTTTTTGATCGGTATTGCCATCTCCAGTAACTTACAGGGAGCAGCTACCTTAGTTGGTGATCCGCCAAGTATAATCCTGGCAGGATTCGCTGAGATGAACTTTAACGATTTTTTCTTTTTTTCCGGTAAACCTTCCATCTTTTTTGCTATTCAACTTGGTGCATTGGCATCTCTGGGAGTTCTCTATTCTGTTTTTCGAAGAAATAAAGAACGTGTGGGAGTTGTGGAAAGGGCTAAGGTGACAACATGGATACCAACTTTTCTATTGGGTTTTATGATTCTAAGCTTGGTGGGAGCTTCTTTTCTGGGAACTTCCATTGACCACCGTCTTTCAGTTAATCTATCAGGGATTATTTGTATGGTCTTTGGTTTTATTGGCTTAATGTGGCACGAGCTGACTGGGTTGGGAGTTAGGAAATTTAATCGAGGAAAACTGGGAAGTACCCTCTTCCGTGACATCAGGATTCTCGACTGGGAGACTTTCTTCTTTCTTGCCGGCATCTTTCTCATAGTGGGCTCCTTAACTAAAGCGGGAATTATTGATGATTTAGCCAGTTTCTTTATACGCTTTGCGGGAGACAGTAGATTAATGGCCTATTTGGCAATTGTCTGGGGCTCGGTCTTCCTTTCTGCGTTTATAGATAACGTTCCCTATGTCCTTACCATGCTTCCCGTCGTGCGCAGTTTATCCCTGGGAATGGGAATGGATCCTTACCTTCTCTATTTTGGCCTGTTGATTGGCGCTTCTGTGGGAGGGAACATTACTCCTATTGGTGCCTCAGCTAATGTGGTTGCCTGTGGAATGTTGAAGAAGCATAACTATACTGTAGATTTTATGCAGTTTGTTCGCATCGGTTTGCCATTTACCTTCTTTGCAGTATTAGCCAGCTCTACTTTTATCTGGCTAATTTGGAAATAG
- a CDS encoding DUF502 domain-containing protein, with amino-acid sequence MAINFRKIIERQFFAGLAVLLPIGLTLYIVWILFNLVSKSFAPLLIRIPLLQEMPVVVLRVIGVLITFVIIWIIGLVATNIVGRKILKLPEVLLLKAPVVNRIYQTIRQIIQTIIVSKTALRQVVLVEYPRKGVQTVAFVTNIHGEKGKRKLSLLIPTTPNPTTGFFLIVPEEEVIPLKMTVEEAMKLIISAGIITPENYSIEITKNNSQD; translated from the coding sequence ATGGCTATCAATTTTAGAAAGATAATTGAAAGACAATTTTTCGCTGGATTAGCTGTCCTCTTGCCCATAGGACTGACCTTATATATCGTCTGGATTCTGTTTAATCTCGTGAGTAAATCTTTCGCGCCTTTACTGATAAGGATTCCTCTTTTGCAAGAAATGCCTGTTGTTGTGCTAAGGGTTATAGGGGTTCTAATAACCTTCGTCATCATCTGGATAATTGGTCTGGTAGCCACAAATATTGTTGGTAGAAAAATCCTTAAATTACCAGAAGTTCTGCTACTCAAAGCCCCTGTAGTTAACCGCATTTATCAGACTATAAGACAAATCATTCAGACGATAATTGTCTCCAAGACAGCCCTGCGCCAGGTGGTGCTGGTGGAGTATCCTCGCAAAGGAGTTCAAACGGTTGCTTTCGTAACCAACATCCATGGGGAAAAAGGGAAAAGAAAACTTTCCCTTCTTATTCCCACAACGCCAAATCCTACTACTGGTTTCTTCTTGATTGTTCCTGAGGAGGAAGTAATTCCCCTAAAAATGACGGTGGAAGAGGCTATGAAGTTGATAATTTCAGCTGGGATTATTACTCCCGAAAACTATTCTATCGAAATTACGAAAAATAATTCTCAAGATTAA
- a CDS encoding 50S ribosomal protein L25 produces the protein MAQEEVVLNAQLRENTTKGRTYQLRREGKLPAVLYGGKEPVLPVVIDQKEFFKALHTEHGGNVIISLYVSGSGAAASKTREKPVPVIIKEIQINPVTRDLLHIDLYRISLREEIQVNVPIKIYGEAPGVEKSGGVLDHVVHEIAVKCLPTKIPDKIICDVSSLEAGETLTIKDLKIPQGVEVLDDPEKIVVSIIAPTIVEEKPVEEEVAPEEAAEPEVIGKGKKEEKEEEEKEEGKEKEKEKGKEKEKEKVKEKKKEKKKEKKEEGAKQ, from the coding sequence GTGGCTCAGGAAGAAGTAGTCTTAAATGCTCAACTGAGGGAGAATACCACCAAGGGCAGGACCTATCAGCTGCGTCGGGAGGGGAAGCTCCCGGCGGTGTTATATGGGGGGAAAGAGCCGGTGCTACCCGTAGTTATTGACCAGAAGGAATTTTTTAAAGCTCTACATACAGAGCACGGAGGGAATGTGATTATCTCCCTTTATGTTTCCGGCTCAGGAGCTGCTGCCTCCAAGACAAGAGAAAAACCTGTACCAGTAATTATTAAAGAGATTCAGATAAATCCCGTAACCAGGGATTTGCTCCACATCGACTTATATCGCATATCTTTAAGAGAAGAGATTCAGGTTAATGTTCCAATTAAAATTTATGGTGAAGCTCCTGGAGTTGAGAAAAGTGGAGGAGTGCTCGACCACGTTGTCCACGAAATTGCAGTAAAGTGTTTACCAACAAAAATACCAGATAAGATCATTTGTGACGTCTCCTCCTTAGAAGCAGGAGAGACCTTGACCATTAAGGATTTAAAAATACCCCAAGGTGTAGAAGTTTTAGACGACCCGGAAAAGATTGTGGTAAGCATTATTGCTCCTACTATAGTAGAGGAGAAGCCGGTTGAGGAGGAGGTTGCTCCTGAAGAGGCTGCAGAACCTGAGGTTATTGGTAAAGGAAAGAAAGAAGAAAAAGAAGAGGAAGAGAAAGAAGAAGGGAAAGAAAAGGAAAAAGAGAAGGGGAAGGAGAAAGAAAAAGAAAAAGTAAAAGAAAAGAAGAAAGAGAAGAAGAAAGAGAAAAAGGAAGAAGGGGCTAAACAGTGA
- the pth gene encoding aminoacyl-tRNA hydrolase has protein sequence MRLVVGLGNPGKQYEYTRHNLGFRVVNALSNQWGIKLTRHKCLSLISEKKHSSVSCRKTFKWTSNALSRSFSLPTIILAKPLTFVNGSGEAVKALCDWLKIGEEGILVICDDFNLEKEKLRLRKRGSSGGHNGLESIIESLSSEEFPRLRLGIGRPEEDLDPAEYVLQKFSEQEESFVEEMVGRACQVVEVIITEGIDAAMSIKW, from the coding sequence GTGAGGCTTGTCGTTGGTTTGGGCAATCCTGGGAAGCAGTATGAATATACAAGGCATAATCTTGGATTTAGAGTGGTAAATGCGCTCTCCAATCAATGGGGAATAAAGCTCACCAGACATAAATGTCTTTCGCTGATTAGCGAGAAAAAGCACTCCTCAGTTTCTTGCCGCAAAACTTTTAAGTGGACATCCAATGCTTTAAGTAGAAGTTTCTCTCTCCCAACTATTATTCTGGCCAAGCCCTTGACTTTTGTAAATGGTAGTGGGGAAGCGGTGAAGGCTCTATGCGATTGGCTCAAAATAGGGGAAGAGGGAATTCTGGTTATTTGTGACGATTTTAATCTTGAAAAGGAAAAGTTGAGGTTGAGAAAAAGGGGCTCCTCTGGCGGGCATAATGGATTGGAATCTATAATTGAATCCTTAAGTTCAGAAGAGTTTCCTCGTTTGAGGTTGGGAATTGGTAGGCCGGAAGAAGATCTCGATCCCGCCGAATATGTCCTCCAGAAATTTAGTGAACAGGAAGAGAGTTTTGTGGAGGAGATGGTGGGAAGAGCATGCCAGGTGGTAGAGGTAATAATTACTGAGGGTATTGATGCAGCAATGAGTATAAAATGGTAA
- the glmU gene encoding bifunctional UDP-N-acetylglucosamine diphosphorylase/glucosamine-1-phosphate N-acetyltransferase GlmU — MRNLVSIILAAGEGTRMKSTLPKVLHQICGQPMLVYVLKAVLKAGCRKNYLVLGHKGEKVIEVLRNFLPLRKRGIEFVKQTKLLGSGHAVLQVKKNLRDYRGHVLVVYSDLPLLSGRTLNRLIQTHYKQDNSLTILGTTLENPSGYGRIIENSNGKGIKIVEERDATPKERRINRVNVGVYCFRAEDLFKAVDKIKPDNRKREYYLTDAVEILGEMGKRVGMVITKDSREVEGVNNRKQLVNIQKYVNMKNLERLLLMGVTIVDPSSTFIDSTVKIGRDTIIYPGSTILGKTRIGENCKLGPYAFIQNCQIENGVEIRASFIYGAKIAERAKVGPFSHIRPGTFVGEEARVGNFCEVKKSRIGRGTKVSHLSYIGDAFLGKDINIGAGTITCNFDGVRKNITRIGNGTFVGSDAKFIAPVKIGKGAVIGAGSTITEDVPAGKLAIARARQVIKDRKKKIKR; from the coding sequence TTGAGAAATCTGGTTTCCATTATTCTTGCGGCGGGAGAAGGTACGAGGATGAAATCGACCTTGCCCAAGGTTTTGCACCAGATATGCGGTCAGCCGATGCTCGTTTATGTGTTGAAGGCTGTCCTGAAGGCTGGTTGTCGGAAGAATTATTTGGTATTAGGACATAAAGGGGAGAAGGTAATCGAAGTGTTAAGGAATTTTCTACCACTGAGGAAAAGAGGGATTGAATTTGTCAAGCAGACCAAGTTACTTGGCTCGGGACATGCGGTTCTTCAGGTGAAAAAAAACTTGAGGGATTATAGAGGCCATGTCCTGGTGGTTTATAGTGACCTTCCTCTTTTGAGTGGAAGAACTCTGAACAGGCTAATTCAAACCCATTATAAACAGGATAATTCTCTGACTATCCTGGGTACTACTTTGGAAAATCCCTCTGGCTATGGAAGGATTATTGAGAATAGTAATGGGAAAGGGATAAAAATAGTAGAGGAGAGAGATGCTACCCCAAAAGAGCGGAGAATTAATCGCGTTAATGTTGGGGTGTACTGTTTTAGAGCGGAAGATCTATTTAAAGCGGTAGATAAAATTAAGCCAGATAATAGAAAAAGGGAGTATTATCTCACGGACGCAGTAGAGATTTTGGGAGAGATGGGCAAGAGGGTAGGAATGGTTATCACTAAAGATTCCCGCGAGGTTGAGGGAGTAAATAATCGAAAACAACTGGTAAACATTCAAAAATATGTTAATATGAAAAACTTAGAACGTTTGCTGCTAATGGGAGTTACAATTGTCGACCCATCCTCAACTTTTATCGATTCCACAGTAAAGATTGGCAGGGACACGATTATTTATCCTGGTTCGACAATTTTAGGGAAGACGAGAATTGGGGAAAATTGTAAACTGGGCCCTTATGCCTTCATTCAGAATTGCCAGATAGAAAATGGGGTAGAGATCCGCGCGTCCTTTATCTATGGTGCCAAAATTGCTGAGAGAGCAAAGGTTGGTCCTTTTTCCCACATTCGCCCAGGGACGTTCGTTGGAGAGGAGGCTAGGGTAGGAAATTTTTGTGAAGTAAAAAAATCGAGAATTGGTCGGGGAACAAAGGTTTCTCACCTCTCCTATATAGGAGATGCCTTTTTGGGAAAGGACATTAACATAGGCGCAGGAACAATTACCTGTAATTTTGATGGCGTTAGGAAAAATATAACCCGGATAGGCAACGGTACATTTGTTGGTTCGGATGCAAAATTTATAGCTCCGGTCAAAATTGGAAAGGGTGCAGTCATTGGTGCTGGCTCAACGATTACAGAGGATGTACCTGCGGGTAAATTGGCTATTGCCAGAGCAAGGCAAGTAATTAAGGATAGGAAGAAAAAGATTAAAAGATAG
- a CDS encoding ribose-phosphate pyrophosphokinase yields the protein MGNALKIFTGRANPKLAEEICRYVKVPLGKAMVTQFADGECRVKIKENVRGTDCFIVQPTCPPVNDNLMELLTMIDAFCRASARRITAVIPYYGYGRQDKKDEPRVPITAKLVADLITAAGPHRILTMDLHAAQIQGFFKIPVDNLYATAVLLDYFEKKSLKKLVVISPDPGGVERARAFAKRIKASLALVDKRRPAANVASIMNIIGEVESRDVIILDDMIDTGGTIAGVVKALKEKGSRDVFAACSHGVLSGSAVQKIEESQLKELVITNSIILGNEKKCKKITVLSVAGLLGEAIKRIHKETSVSTLFV from the coding sequence ATGGGAAATGCATTAAAGATATTTACTGGAAGGGCAAATCCTAAACTGGCTGAAGAGATATGTAGATATGTTAAAGTCCCTCTGGGAAAGGCAATGGTTACGCAATTTGCTGATGGTGAATGCAGGGTGAAGATAAAGGAGAACGTTAGGGGAACTGACTGTTTCATAGTTCAGCCTACCTGTCCCCCGGTAAACGATAATCTAATGGAACTTTTGACCATGATCGATGCCTTTTGCCGGGCTTCTGCAAGGAGGATTACAGCTGTTATTCCTTACTACGGTTATGGTCGACAGGACAAGAAGGACGAACCCCGTGTTCCCATTACAGCTAAATTGGTTGCTGACTTAATTACCGCAGCGGGGCCCCATCGAATTCTCACTATGGACCTCCATGCTGCTCAGATTCAGGGTTTCTTCAAAATTCCTGTTGATAATCTCTATGCCACAGCGGTTTTGCTTGATTACTTCGAGAAAAAAAGTTTAAAGAAGTTAGTAGTAATTTCACCTGATCCTGGAGGAGTGGAACGTGCTCGTGCTTTTGCCAAAAGGATAAAAGCTTCGCTGGCATTAGTGGATAAACGCCGTCCAGCAGCCAATGTGGCTTCAATAATGAATATCATTGGCGAAGTTGAAAGTAGAGATGTGATTATTCTTGATGACATGATTGATACTGGGGGAACAATTGCAGGCGTGGTCAAGGCATTAAAGGAGAAGGGTTCTCGGGATGTCTTTGCTGCCTGTTCCCATGGAGTCTTATCCGGTTCGGCGGTGCAAAAGATTGAGGAGTCTCAACTGAAGGAGCTGGTGATTACCAATTCCATCATTTTAGGAAATGAAAAGAAATGTAAAAAGATTACTGTCCTTTCAGTTGCCGGGCTTTTGGGAGAGGCAATTAAGAGAATTCATAAAGAGACTTCAGTCAGTACGCTGTTCGTTTAA